One window of Aquila chrysaetos chrysaetos chromosome W unlocalized genomic scaffold, bAquChr1.4 W_unloc_1, whole genome shotgun sequence genomic DNA carries:
- the LOC121232857 gene encoding uncharacterized protein LOC121232857, with translation MSDSKIAPLGKEALFDFLEKHKARPSVLGIDWAQGNWYNLQSVVDRMVALQKDARVRSGKGKAIVCAVLGASLAAAVEDRDCHLTAESQIIESLQNLVQSLMGQVAGLKAQLEAEKNQVKHLQIALKEQLLAGTVREEIPPRSEIGYPFKDLQAAKERVEKLELPSLRPLVKTEYTYDDEQDQFPQVTTKEVPYTATELAKLKKEFGRTPKESETEYVWRVSLSGGDQILLSEKEVEGYWGPGVFLTTGNHCAPWSLTQRAAYWAGGLNPLERGDPLAITGTVDQLVESVQKAACLQMMCDRKLEPRQESPMMMLVDPERMTPLIRGLPDSLKPIGIQLQGKIQAMPQGEGVGAASGGFTPDQHRLPPDKKMWTWGEVAQELINYGRKYGPVNPPATKTDSRGLRRTEVKIVPCPGSDKRTPLAKPLGGRDIPNKRNILWAWGYQKGIPRGLMDGMPTDKLEKLVTAWPDKSVNRKVDFENTTLSTPSLIDLSETNATQEPAGN, from the coding sequence ATGAGTGATAGCAAAATTGCCCctttggggaaagaagctttgtttgattttttagaaaaacataaagcgcGACCCTCTGTGCTTGGGATAGACTGGGCTCAGGGAAATTGGTATAATCTGCAGAGCGTTGTTGATCGAATGGTCgctttacagaaagatgctAGAGTGcggtcagggaaaggaaaagcaattgtctGTGCCGTTCTCGGTGCCAGTCTGGCCGCAGCAGTGGAGGATAGGGATTGCCACCTCACTGCAGAATCTCAAATTATTGAATCCCTCCAAAATCTTGTTCAGTCCCTTATGGGACAAGTGGCGggattaaaagcacaacttgaagcagaaaagaaccaagtgaaacatttgcaaattgctcttaaggagcagctccttgcaggtACTGTCCGTGAGGAAATTCCTCCAAGATCAGAAATTGGCTACCCCTTTaaggacctgcaggcagcaaaagagagagtggAGAAGTTAGAGCTGCCTTCATTGCGACCTttagtcaaaactgaatatacttATGATGATGAGCAGGACCAGTTCCCCCAAGTTACAACTAAAGAGGTCCCCTATACTGCCACTGAgttggcaaaactaaaaaaggaatttggccgAACCCCTAAGGAGTCAGAAACGGAGTATGTGTGGAGAGTATCATTGTCGGGGGGGGACCAGattctgttaagtgaaaaggaggtggaagggtattggggaccgggagtgtttttAACTACTGGGAATCACTGTGCCCCCTGGTCTTTAACCCAACGGGCAGCCTATTGGGCGGGGGGTTTGAACCCCTTGGAGAGGGGAGATCCCCTCGCGATTACGGGGACTGTTGATCAATTAGTGGAGAgtgtgcaaaaggcagcttgtcTGCAGATGATGTGTGATCGAAAATTGGAGCCTAGGCAGGAGTCCCCGATGATGATGTTGGTGGATCCTGAGCGAATGACTCCCCTTATACGGGGACTCCCTGATTCTCTGAAACCAATTGGTATACAATTACAAGGAAAGATACAGGCGATGCCCCAGGGCGAGGGTGTTGGGGCTGCTTCAGGAGGATTCACGCCTGATCAGCACCGCCTCCCCCCAGATAAGAAAATGTGGACTTGGGGAGAAGTGgcccaggaattaattaattacggGCGCAAATATGGTCCTGTTaaccctccagccaccaaaacagacTCCAGGGGCTTGAGGcggactgaagtaaaaatagttccGTGCCCTGGGAGTGATAAGAGAACACCCCTTGCTAAACCGCTGGGGGGGAGAGATATCCCGAACAAACGTAATATACTGTGGGCGTGGGGATACCAGAAGGGGATCCCGCGTGGCTTAATGGACGGGATGCCAacagacaaattggaaaaattggtAACAGCGTGGCCTGATAAAtcagtaaacagaaaagtggattttgagaaTACTACCCTTAGCACACCTTCCCTGATTGatttatcagaaacaaatgccaCCCAAGAGCCGGCGGGAAACTAG